AGCAAACTTAACCAAGTCACTAGCTGAACCAAGACCGAGTTTTACTTTTAACTTTTGGCGGACTGCATCAACGGTTTTAACGCTTAAATTTAACCGCTGAGCAATCTCTTTGGTCAAATTACCCTTTCCAACTAAAAGTAATATTTCTAGTTCTCTATCACCCAAGCTTTGCAAAGAGAAAGAAGTGGTGACAGGGGCAAAAATTTCAGAACTATGAGATGAAATTAGCGCTTTTGTCATCAACCGGCTTAAAGCAATTTCATCTGCGTAAACCTTCTTAATTGCGGAAATCAGAACATCTGGAGACTCGCTTTTCATCACGTAGCCCTTAGCACCAGCTCTCAAGGATCGCTCAGCGTATAATGCTTCTGGGTACATCGAAAATACCAAACATTTAACCAGAGGATAAATCTCGGTAATTGAGCGAACCAGATCCAAACCATTTTGTTGACCTAATGATAAATCTACTATCGCGACATCAATGGGGAACACCCTAACATCATGTAAGGCCTTTTGAATGTTATTAGCTTGAGCGACCACACTTATCTCTTCATTTTCATTTAATAAGTTGGCTAGCGCTTCTCTAATCACCACATGGTCGTCTACAAGCAAAACATTAATATTACTCATACTGACCTCCTAACATCTGTTTACAAGTGATTGTTGTACCATTTGAATCCGACTCTACGCTAATATTTGCATTAATAATAGAAGCGCGATATTGCATAATTTTTAAACCGTTGCCACTGCGGCGATGTTCAGCGGAAGAAAATCCTGTTCCATTATCTTTAATAGATAATGTGACAATTTTTCCTTCCTGCTCTAAAAGAATAACTACTTCATCACAATTGCTATGCTTTAGCGCATTAGTAAGTGATTCGCTGGCAATGTAATAAAGGTTAGTAGAAATTAAATAATCATCAATTTCAATATTGTGCCTACATATGAAAGCACACGATTTTGTATACGCAATACTTATGGACTCTACTAAATTTGACAACGCAATTTTTAAACCATCGGGTGAGTCAGGAACTTGACTGAGACCTTGAATTGTAGAGTGCAATAATGAAGTGGCTCTTCTCGCATTTTCTTCAATCTTTGCCGCTAGGTCATATACTGCGCTATTTTTATCAATAACTTTATTTAAAAGAGTTCTTGAAAGTAAATTTAGGCTAACTAACTCTTGACCTAATCCATCATGAATATCTCTACCAACATTTAGTCTTTCAATATTACATTCTCGGACAACAAAATTTTCTAAATTTCGCCGTTCACTAATATCTCTAACTATTTGCACTATACTGATTAGGTTGTCATTTTTTTCAAACACCGGATATGCGGATATTTGTAAAACTGATTTATTTACTGATACCTCTGTGCTAAACGGTTTCTTAAATTCAAGAACATACTTCACTGGGCATTTGAGGCAATGTTGTTCATAACCACAGATTTTCTTTTCACGAGAACAGTATAAGTTAGAAAATGGTGCGCTGAGATTGTTTGACCATTCCAAATTACCATTTGGGCTGAAATACATAACGTGTTCAGATATTACATCCAAAACATTTTTAGATTCGCGTTCCAATTTTAATTTAGCCAATGATGCGTCATGTTCAGCGGTAAAGTTTTCTAAGAAGCCATGTGCAATTTTGGTTTTCTTATCCGATAAATAACCAAAAAAGCCATGTGCCTTGACATGCACCACATTATTATTCTTTGATCTTAAAGAAAAAATTGCGGTATGGAAACCATCTTGCATCAGGCGAGGAAACGTAGTTTTTAAATGATTTTCTATCTCACTTTTGTCGTTGAGTAAATAATGAAAAGGTTTTCCTAGTAGCTCATCAGCTGAGTATCCCAGCATTTCTAAAAAGGCTTGGTTGAATCCTATAAACTGACTTAGCTCATCCATGACTATGTAAGCTATTGGTATGTTTTGAAGTAAATACTTGAAGTTATCTTCTAGTATGTCTTCGTTAATCAAGGTGCTTGTTTTGTCGTTCATCATTGGAGAGCCAGCCTTTTCCACCCATACCTATACTGTATATTACTAAAAAATAGATTAAATATGGCGCATATTTACTTATATTTTGATAACTATCACATATAAAATTAAGAATAACTAAACAACAGTGCAAAAACATAAATCATTTTGAATAATGTCACAAATATAAACAGTGTTGGATAGCAATATTTACCTAGTGATCAATAGGTAATACTACCTATTAAATAAAGTATTTAAATAAACACGCCAGAAAATACATCAACTTACGTTGATGATAAGACATTGAAAATCTCTTTAGGATAAAACTACCTATTTAATTTCATAGTGTTACCCAACTTGTAAACAATGCAAAGTTTAATAATATAAATTTGCTTTCAAAAATATTATTAGCAAATGGGGAATACGAAATGAGAAGAAACCTGTTGGTTACAGCCTTAATCTTTATGGGTGTGACTATGTGTAATTCGACAATTGCAGAGACATGGAAATGGCAACAATTCCATATTGATAATGGAGTTAAATGTAATGCATGTCACAAAAGCAATGTAAATGACTACGTAAATAACGATCAATGTCTTAAATGCCACAAATCTTATGATGCACTAGCTGAAAAAACTAAAGACATGGAAATTAACGTTCACCAAAGTCCGCATTTCAAAAATTTAGAATGTACTAGCTGCCATACATCTCATACGGAACTGAAAGTGTTCTGTGAAGATTGTCATGGTCCTATTACTAGAGATAAGCAGTTTAGCAAAATTAAATAAGAGTGGTGAACAGTATGAAAAAAACATTAATAGCAGCTTCTATTTTCTCAATTTTTGCTACTACCGCTAATTTCGCAGATGCAAAAACGGTTGAGTATACGACAGATATTGCCGTTGTTGGTGGTGGCTCTGCAGGGCTTTCAGCGGCAGTGACAGCTGCCGATGCTGGAGCCAAAGTCATTCTTTTAGAAAAAAATCCGTATCTTGGTGGCGCATCGAACTTTGCAGAAGGTTTGTTTGCCGTCGAATCAGATTACCAAAAGCTTAATTCCTATGGACTAACGAGAGATGAGGCTTTCGAAAAAATAGAAGAATACACCCACTATTTAACCGATGGAAAAATTGAGCGGGATTTTATTGAAGCTAGTGCTGATGATATCCATTGGCTAAGAGACTTAGGCGTTAATTTTAAAGCAGTACAGATTTCACCAATGGAACCGGCTACTTGGCATGTTATTCAGCCAAACGGTCATATTGTACACGGTGGGGCCTTAATCACCACCTTGCAGGAGCGTGCAGAAAAAGACGGCGTACAATTTCTGATGCGTACTCCCGGTACATCATTGATCTATAAAGATGGAAAAGTGGAAGGTGTAAAGGGTACTGATCATAAAGGTAACGAAGTTATCGTTCATGCGAAAGCGGTCATTATTGGTAGTGGTGGCTTTGGCAATAGTCCAGAAAAGATCAAAGAATTTACCGGCATTGACGGCAGTACTGCACCTGGAACTTTACCACTTCATAAAACAGGTGAAGCCATTGATATGGCACATAAAGTTGGAGCGTACGGTGGTGATGAGATCCTCATGATGCACATCGGGACTAGTGGTAAAGGCATTATCCCTATGGGTGATTTATTTACCATGACCTGGCAACCCACCAATATGTGGGTAAACAATCTAGGTAACCGATTTGTCAACGAAGAGATCGCTTTTAGCTTTGCTGAGGCGGGTAACGCACTTCACCAACAACCAGGCAGCTCTGGCTGGGCTATTTTCGATCAAAACTTAGTTGATTATGCCGTAAACCATGGGGTTGATAATGGCGTTGGTGTAATCGTACCAGTAATGAAAAAGCTCAATAAGTTAAATAGTGAGATTAAAGTCGCCCTTTCTGCTAAGAGCGAGGCATTTAAACAAGCAAAAAGTGTTAAGGAACTAGCAAAAGAAATCGGGGTTCCTTATGAAAACTTGGAGAATGCATTCAAAAGTTATAACAAGGCTTGTGAAAATAAATATGACTATGACTATTTAAAAGGCCGCAGTAATTTAGTTTCTCTCAATGAAAAAAATGTATATGCAATTAAATTAAGTGTATTCCAATTTACATCTCTTGGTGGCATTAGAACGAATCCTAAGATGGAAGCCGTAAGAAAAGACAGTACGGAAATTAAAGGATTATATGCGACAGGAAATGATGTGTCCGGTCTTTATTCAGATACTTATACCTTATGGGCGTCAGGCCACGCATATGGCTTTGCTGTATATTCAGGCAGAACTGCCGCAAAGAATGCTGTTAAGTATATTAAAAACTAAAAATTAATATAATAAG
This portion of the Shewanella yunxiaonensis genome encodes:
- a CDS encoding response regulator transcription factor, with amino-acid sequence MSNINVLLVDDHVVIREALANLLNENEEISVVAQANNIQKALHDVRVFPIDVAIVDLSLGQQNGLDLVRSITEIYPLVKCLVFSMYPEALYAERSLRAGAKGYVMKSESPDVLISAIKKVYADEIALSRLMTKALISSHSSEIFAPVTTSFSLQSLGDRELEILLLVGKGNLTKEIAQRLNLSVKTVDAVRQKLKVKLGLGSASDLVKFAIEYANSINT
- a CDS encoding sensor histidine kinase, with amino-acid sequence MEKAGSPMMNDKTSTLINEDILEDNFKYLLQNIPIAYIVMDELSQFIGFNQAFLEMLGYSADELLGKPFHYLLNDKSEIENHLKTTFPRLMQDGFHTAIFSLRSKNNNVVHVKAHGFFGYLSDKKTKIAHGFLENFTAEHDASLAKLKLERESKNVLDVISEHVMYFSPNGNLEWSNNLSAPFSNLYCSREKKICGYEQHCLKCPVKYVLEFKKPFSTEVSVNKSVLQISAYPVFEKNDNLISIVQIVRDISERRNLENFVVRECNIERLNVGRDIHDGLGQELVSLNLLSRTLLNKVIDKNSAVYDLAAKIEENARRATSLLHSTIQGLSQVPDSPDGLKIALSNLVESISIAYTKSCAFICRHNIEIDDYLISTNLYYIASESLTNALKHSNCDEVVILLEQEGKIVTLSIKDNGTGFSSAEHRRSGNGLKIMQYRASIINANISVESDSNGTTITCKQMLGGQYE
- a CDS encoding cytochrome c3 family protein is translated as MRRNLLVTALIFMGVTMCNSTIAETWKWQQFHIDNGVKCNACHKSNVNDYVNNDQCLKCHKSYDALAEKTKDMEINVHQSPHFKNLECTSCHTSHTELKVFCEDCHGPITRDKQFSKIK
- a CDS encoding FAD-dependent oxidoreductase; translated protein: MKKTLIAASIFSIFATTANFADAKTVEYTTDIAVVGGGSAGLSAAVTAADAGAKVILLEKNPYLGGASNFAEGLFAVESDYQKLNSYGLTRDEAFEKIEEYTHYLTDGKIERDFIEASADDIHWLRDLGVNFKAVQISPMEPATWHVIQPNGHIVHGGALITTLQERAEKDGVQFLMRTPGTSLIYKDGKVEGVKGTDHKGNEVIVHAKAVIIGSGGFGNSPEKIKEFTGIDGSTAPGTLPLHKTGEAIDMAHKVGAYGGDEILMMHIGTSGKGIIPMGDLFTMTWQPTNMWVNNLGNRFVNEEIAFSFAEAGNALHQQPGSSGWAIFDQNLVDYAVNHGVDNGVGVIVPVMKKLNKLNSEIKVALSAKSEAFKQAKSVKELAKEIGVPYENLENAFKSYNKACENKYDYDYLKGRSNLVSLNEKNVYAIKLSVFQFTSLGGIRTNPKMEAVRKDSTEIKGLYATGNDVSGLYSDTYTLWASGHAYGFAVYSGRTAAKNAVKYIKN